The proteins below come from a single Eremothecium sinecaudum strain ATCC 58844 chromosome II, complete sequence genomic window:
- the YPK1 gene encoding serine/threonine protein kinase YPK1 (Syntenic homolog of Ashbya gossypii ABL028W; Syntenic homolog of Saccharomyces cerevisiae YKL126W (YPK1) and YMR104C (YPK2)), with translation MYGWKLANKLKFGRSKDEKDKGKDRDSREVSSTRHSMFGHLSKNSPTPDISTRKYSEGEYSTSTEPAVIPKDRKETIVATPNSIAPVRLSTDVSIPSFFNSSNEAASSSQSSSRDIASDATDLAEEEKARDSSNSQSQSVSQNPNHQPPKNVPEESQRLEYSTMNTSGIMTIKIYNGEAFKLPFPITSNQQVLGKLLASGVNSGPARNISNSIEELITNLEHVALGEYEEKLLPGDLATNYIPATITLPDLEGLNPLIYLTIEFDNTVATIEPESGTIQNPVFNKISTFDVTRKLPYLKVDVFARIPSILLPSKPWQQLYAKSDPELKDLLRKVNENMDIHLGSFQLSLNLQFNSASSIRLYNHQWLQLETGLGKVNITVDYKPSKNKPLSIDDFELLKVIGKGSFGKVMQVRKKDTNKVYALKALRKSYIVSKSEVTHTLAERTVLARVDNPFIVPLKFSFQSPEKLYLVLAFINGGELFFHLQKEGRFDLSRARFYTAELLCALETLHSLNVIYRDLKPENILLDHQGHIALCDFGLCKLNMKDQDKTNTFCGTPEYLAPELLLGQGYSKVVDWWTLGVLLYEMLTGLPPYYDEDVPKMYKKILQEPLRFPDGFDKDAKVLLIELLSREPKKRLGYNGADEIKRHPFFSQLSWKRLWMKGYIPPYKPPVMSALDTSNFDQEFTREKPIDSVVNDFLSESVQQQFGGWTYVGSEQLGVSMIPGKSIR, from the coding sequence ATGTACGGCTGGAAATTGGCAAATAAGTTGAAGTTTGGGAGATCAAAAGATGAAAAAGACAAAGGAAAAGATAGGGATTCAAGGGAAGTCTCCAGCACTAGGCATAGTATGTTTGGGCATCTGAGTAAGAACTCCCCAACTCCTGATATTTCCACTAGAAAATACAGTGAAGGTGAATATTCTACTAGTACCGAACCGGCAGTTATTCCTAAAGATCGGAAGGAAACAATTGTTGCTACCCCCAATTCGATTGCCCCAGTTCGTCTATCTACAGATGTATCAATTCCAAGCTTTTTTAATAGTTCAAATGAAGCTGCTAGCTCATCTCAATCTAGTTCTAGAGATATAGCATCTGATGCAACCGACCTtgctgaagaagagaaggCGAGGGACAGTTCTAACTCGCAATCACAAAGCGTTTCACAGAATCCAAATCACCAGCCACCAAAAAATGTTCCTGAAGAATCACAGCGGCTAGAGTATTCGACAATGAATACTAGTGGTATAATGACAATCAAGATTTATAATGGTGAAGCGTTTAAGCTTCCATTTCCGATCACTTCCAACCAACAGGTGCTGGGCAAGCTATTAGCTTCCGGTGTCAATTCAGGCCCCGCTAGGAACATTTCAAATTCAATCGAAGAACTTATCACTAATTTAGAGCACGTAGCCTTGGGTGAATATGAAGAAAAATTACTGCCGGGCGATCTGGCGACGAATTATATCCCTGCTACAATTACACTACCTGATTTAGAGGGTCTCAATCCTCTCATTTATTTGACAATTGAATTTGACAATACGGTCGCTACTATTGAACCAGAATCTGGAACGATCCAGAATCCAGTTTTTAATAAGATATCGACATTTGACGTCACCCGTAAATTACCTTACCTAAAGGTCGATGTATTCGCTCGTATACCTTCCATTTTGCTCCCATCTAAGCCATGGCAACAACTCTATGCAAAAAGTGATCCCGAGTTGAAAGATTTATTAAGGAAAGTCAACGAGAACATGGATATTCATCTTGGTTCCTTCCAACTTTCATTGAATCTACAGTTCAACTCTGCATCTAGTATAAGGTTATACAACCATCAGTGGCTGCAACTGGAAACGGGATTGGGTAAGGTAAATATCACTGTTGATTACAAGCCATCTAAAAACAAACCATTAAGCATTGATGATTTTGAGTTGTTAAAAGTTATTGGAAAAGGTTCTTTTGGTAAGGTTATGCAGGTTAGAAAGAAAGATACTAATAAAGTCTATGCACTAAAAGCTCTCAGGAAATCATATATTGTCTCTAAATCAGAAGTAACACACACCCTTGCAGAAAGGACTGTTTTGGCCAGAGTAGATAACCCATTTATTGTGCCATTGAAGTTTTCATTTCAATCCCCAGAAAAGTTATACTTGGTTCTCGCATTCATAAACGGTGGAGAATTATTTTTTCATTTGCAAAAGGAAGGTAGGTTTGATCTCTCCAGGGCTCGGTTCTATACAGCGGAATTGTTGTGCGCTTTGGAAACTTTACACAGCTTGAATGTCATCTACCGTGATTTAAAACCCGAAAATATTTTACTGGATCATCAAGGTCATATAGCACTATGTGATTTTGGTTTATGCAAACTAAACATGAAAGATCAAGACAAGACTAATACCTTCTGCGGTACTCCAGAGTATTTAGCACCAGAATTATTGCTTGGTCAAGGATACTCTAAGGTTGTTGATTGGTGGACGCTGGGCGTACTATTATACGAAATGTTAACTGGCTTACCCCCATACtatgatgaagatgttCCAAAAATGTACAAAAAGATTCTCCAGGAGCCATTGAGGTTTCCTGATGGGTTTGACAAGGATGCTAAAGTATTACTAATAGAGTTGTTGAGTCGAGAGCCTAAAAAAAGATTAGGATACAATGGTGCAGACGAAATTAAACGCCATCCATTTTTTAGTCAACTAAGTTGGAAGCGGCTATGGATGAAGGGTTATATTCCACCTTACAAACCTCCTGTGATGAGCGCCTTGGATACCAGTAATTTCGATCAGGAATTCACGAGGGAGAAACCTATTGATAGCGTTGTTAACGATTTTTTAAGTGAATCAGTACAGCAGCAATTTGGAGGTTGGACATATGTTGGCTCAGAACAACTCGGTGTGTCCATGATTCCGGGCAAAAGTATAAGGTAA
- the RRN3 gene encoding rDNA-binding RNA polymerase I transcriptional factor (Syntenic homolog of Ashbya gossypii ABL027W; Syntenic homolog of Saccharomyces cerevisiae YKL125W (RRN3)) yields the protein MMAIEKSQKRTSNQDLEIAKVVETKKRKVEFAENLVTRYNSQEVVTNDDKISLQLFKGYVTDALNDSETLKDVTKLNSLVNQLSLPASSPDYISPENFNVLLGVLSNNINKIDNKRGVALIQRIINFQKWWALPKPTLTSYVYFLQILCSSIPKWWQDVSMALISNFKLPTTKTVKHHEMLKYFLRAIPSSTNFIDSYISKYFPNSNDSIKNLVNYISNILTLTEYCQELRFQAWSMVIEKIIAIDVELQNELDELDDEIEDDIDNELDDQDDLDSSDFSEDEVADEADEDLEGDEEYNVEISRNIKELSAKLDAILSLITTRLSDALTPDSIESGDGVSIFNTLISLFKSHILPTYYTRSVQYIMFHVSQQQTELMDAFLVTFIDIAFSPNEIMEKKIKALQYLGSFVARAKKLTDVQITFVASYLISWLNRYVTEREDEVELPGGMDRFKNFYAAFQSLCYIFCFRHALFRDSSSWECAIDKFFQRMVISKLNPLKYCNENVMMMFARIAQREDIVYCFSILENNSNERLRGIIGKANVGTKNNERTVSNWSIAARQQFVDLQSYFPFDPLFLKQYKKIMKDYYIEWSDISGEYESDESDEFDDPMA from the coding sequence ATGATGGCAATAGAGAAGTCTCAAAAAAGGACTTCTAATCAGGATCTTGAGATAGCAAAAGTTGTTGAGACGAAGAAGCGCAAAGTTGAATTTGCCGAGAATTTAGTAACAAGATATAATTCACAGGAAGTAGTTACCAATGATGATAAAATCTCACTACAACTATTCAAAGGCTATGTTACTGATGCATTAAATGATTCAGAAACTTTAAAGGATGTAACCAAGTTAAATTCGCTAGTTAATCAGTTATCTTTACCTGCATCAAGCCCTGATTATATCTCTCCAGAGAACTTCAATGTATTACTGGGAGTGCTGAGTAACAATATCAATAAAATTGATAACAAGAGAGGAGTGGCATTGATTCAGAGAATAATTAACTTTCAGAAATGGTGGGCATTGCCTAAACCTACTCTAACTAGTTATGTATATTTTCTACAAATATTGTGTTCCAGTATACCTAAATGGTGGCAAGATGTGTCTATGGCCCTAATATCAAATTTTAAACTGCCCACAACGAAGACGGTTAAGCATCATGAGATGCTGAAATACTTTTTGAGAGCAATtccttcttcaacaaaTTTCATTGATTCATATATTTCAAAGTATTTCCCTAACAGCAATGACTCGATTAAGAATCTAGTCAACTATATAAGCAACATCTTGACTTTGACCGAATACTGCCAGGAACTTCGGTTTCAGGCTTGGTCTATGGTTATTGAAAAGATAATTGCCATTGATGTTGAGTTGCAGAACGAGTTGGACGAGCTggatgatgaaattgaaGACGATATCGATAATGAACTTGACGATCAAGATGACTTAGATTCCTCTGATTTCTCTGAAGATGAAGTTGCAGATGAAGCGGATGAAGACTTAGAAGGCGATGAGGAATACAATGTTGAAATATCGagaaatattaaagaaCTGTCAGCCAAGCTCGATGCCATATTATCTTTAATTACTACAAGGCTCTCCGATGCATTAACCCCAGATAGCATAGAATCCGGTGATGGAGTAAGCATTTTCAATACTTTGATATCTTTATTCAAGTCTCATATCCTGCCCACCTACTACACAAGGTCAGTGCAATACATCATGTTTCATGTATCGCAACAGCAAACGGAACTCATGGATGCCTTCCTAGTTACGTTTATAGACATAGCATTTTCACCAAACGAAATTATGGAGAAGAAAATTAAGGCTCTACAGTACCTAGGCTCTTTTGTCGCTCGCGCCAAGAAATTAACTGACGTTCAAATTACCTTTGTGGCCAGCTATCTGATATCCTGGCTAAATAGGTATGTTACGGAAAGAGAAGATGAAGTCGAACTCCCTGGTGGCATGGACAGGTTTAAGAACTTCTACGCTGCATTCCAATCTTTATGTTACATATTTTGTTTCCGTCATGCTTTATTTCGCGATAGCAGCTCGTGGGAATGTGCAATTGACAAATTTTTTCAACGGATGGTCATCTCCAAGTTAAATCCATTAAAGTACTGTAATGAGAATGTAATGATGATGTTTGCACGTATAGCCCAACGCGAAGACATCGTTTACTGTTTCAGCATTTTAGAGAACAATAGTAACGAAAGGCTTCGGGGTATTATAGGGAAGGCGAACGTCGGAACTAAAAACAACGAAAGAACTGTAAGCAACTGGTCAATTGCTGCAAGGCAGCAGTTCGTTGACTTACAATCGTACTTCCCTTTCGATCCTCTATTCTTGAAGCAGTATAAAAAGATTATGAAGGATTACTATATAGAATGGAGTGACATAAGCGGCGAGTATGAAAGCGATGAAAGCGACGAATTTGATGATCCCATGGCATGA
- the SSH4 gene encoding Ssh4p (Syntenic homolog of Ashbya gossypii ABL026W; Syntenic homolog of Saccharomyces cerevisiae YKL124W (SSH4)), with amino-acid sequence MTKQQFYQNQISNTQSKLGFSDASGSNTVFLFPTSIDLKAQGSKDADPINVIILNSLGIAFAALTVVLIILAGYFSCCYGNEEEEYDQEGAREHLRLLKNGSGVMVSNSYLTSSQVNTQALTEIEKVELAKMSPFEVELYLRAKEFCLINPPMVRAFGTYTSLEDRQVIRDRGIQAYYMLPSINDNVDIEGNFLPSFIVQDKLNITFTKYNMSSSSILNFPLPNNKRDAVYFEVKVFRFKNNLKSNSIFSVGLVTCPYPYFCMPGRCPYSIAYESTGKLRINNAFYASTLLPKLHEGDVVGIGYRYRSGCIFITHNGKKLMDLAQNVGIELFIGIGAMNATYTRTYTREGLLEDIDNVGLRNDIMEVELNQKGDITDILNEQLLSVHDPKTEQTESDEIELHLNLGSVGFVFIEANVKKYAFGSLYGEIGIPPAYNGKECQDIVLQKGDDIPPVYTDDESSFFGNIKVNMGNKSDNPTSKSGQPVASPGSIKGRLQCERSLKSFNLDNRHNDSVADFDKLERTRLMMDKFLSTSRPKSVRRKKKTNGRGRSTSPGRSPGRSPGRSPARSPARSPGRSPARSPARSPRGSHLIT; translated from the coding sequence ATGACGAAGCAACAGTTCTATCAAAACCAGATATCTAATACACAGTCTAAATTAGGTTTTAGCGATGCTAGTGGATCTAATACTGTTTTCCTTTTTCCAACCAGTATAGATCTTAAAGCACAAGGGTCGAAAGATGCTGACCCAATAAATGTTATTATACTTAACTCTTTGGGTATCGCATTTGCTGCTTTAACAGTGGTGCTAATTATCCTAGCTGGTTATTTTTCTTGCTGTTATGGtaatgaagaggaagagTACGATCAAGAAGGTGCTCGGGAGCATCTGAGATTGCTTAAAAATGGGAGCGGCGTAATGGTAAGTAATTCATATCTTACATCAAGTCAGGTAAATACACAAGCTCTTACGGAAATTGAAAAGGTAGAGCTTGCAAAGATGTCGCCTTTTGAAGTTGAACTTTACCTTCGTGCTAAAGAATTTTGCCTGATTAATCCTCCTATGGTGAGAGCGTTTGGGACATATACGAGCTTAGAAGACAGGCAGGTTATTAGAGACAGAGGCATCCAAGCTTACTACATGCTACCTTCGATAAATGATAACGTTGATATTGAAGGAAACTTTTTGCCCAGTTTTATTGTACAGGATAAGCTTAATATCACATTTACGAAGTACAATAtgtcatcttcatcaatattaaaTTTCCCACTACCAAACAATAAGCGTGACGCGGTATATTTTGAGGTAAAAGTATTTAGGTTTAAAAATAACCTAAAGTCAAATTCCATATTCAGTGTAGGTTTGGTAACGTGCCCATACCCTTACTTCTGTATGCCAGGGCGGTGCCCATACTCTATTGCGTACGAATCCACTGGGAAACTTCGTATTAATAATGCCTTCTACGCAAGTACGCTTCTTCCAAAATTACATGAGGGTGATGTTGTAGGGATAGGATATAGGTACAGATCCGGCTGTATCTTCATTACACATAACGGTAAAAAATTGATGGATCTTGCGCAAAATGTAGGAATCGAATTATTTATAGGCATTGGAGCAATGAATGCTACCTACACAAGGACGTACACCAGAGAGGGATTGCTAGAGGATATAGACAACGTGGGCTTACGAAATGATATAATGGAAGTGGAATTGAACCAAAAGGGGGATATAACTGATATTCTTAACGAACAGTTATTATCCGTTCACGATCCAAAAACAGAGCAAACAGAATCAGATGAAATTGAACTTCATCTTAACCTAGGAAGTGTGGGATTTGTATTTATCGAAGCTAATGTAAAAAAGTATGCCTTTGGCAGTTTATATGGTGAAATTGGTATCCCACCTGCATACAACGGAAAAGAGTGCCAAGACATAGTGCTTCAGAAGGGTGATGACATCCCACCTGTATATACTGATGATGAAAGCAGCTTTTTTGGAAACATAAAGGTCAACATGGGAAATAAATCAGATAATCCTACTTCGAAGTCTGGTCAGCCTGTCGCTTCTCCAGGTAGCATAAAAGGCCGCTTACAGTGTGAGCGAAGTTTAAAATCTTTTAACTTAGACAATCGCCACAATGATAGCGTAGCAGATTTCGACAAGTTGGAACGAACTAGACTGATGATGGATAAATTCTTATCAACATCCCGTCCAAAGTCTGTTAGGCGCAAAAAGAAGACTAACGGCCGCGGCAGATCGACCTCTCCAGGGAGATCTCCAGGAAGGTCTCCAGGAAGGTCGCCCGCACGGTCTCCGGCCAGGTCTCCAGGAAGGTCTCCGGCCAGGTCTCCTGCGAGGTCGCCGAGAGGTTCCCACTTAATAACGTAA
- the SRP21 gene encoding signal recognition particle subunit SRP21 (Syntenic homolog of Ashbya gossypii ABL025C; Syntenic homolog of Saccharomyces cerevisiae YKL122C (SRP21)): protein MSVKPIDTFISNSLQLLSANPSQTSISFTYKNKNVDDKQYSHVTFKTRNSHLGLNCKFRTKKSKDVSRLLSALGPRGVNIVTSSIEKKKIKQKSKDVVGMATLLVNTEVKEYIPESATVGGGSSSTVNNVKSKKSKKKGKKR, encoded by the coding sequence ATGTCAGTAAAGCCTATAGACACATTCATTAGTAACTCACTTCAATTGCTTTCCGCTAATCCGTCGCAAACATCAATTTCGTTTACGTATAAGAACAAAAACGTTGATGACAAGCAGTATTCTCACGTAACGTTCAAGACACGCAATAGTCACCTAGGGTTAAATTGTAAGTTCAGAACGAAAAAATCCAAGGATGTTTCACGTCTACTTAGTGCTTTAGGCCCAAGAGGAGTAAATATTGTTACTTCAAGTAttgagaagaagaagataaaacAAAAGAGCAAGGACGTAGTGGGTATGGCTACGTTACTTGTAAATACAGAAGTCAAGGAATATATACCGGAATCGGCAACGGTTGGTGGAGGATCTTCATCAACAGTTAATAATGTCAAAAGTaagaagagcaagaagaagggCAAGAAGCGCTGA
- a CDS encoding HBL023Wp (Syntenic homolog of Ashbya gossypii ABL024W; Syntenic homolog of Saccharomyces cerevisiae YMR102C and YKL121W (DGR2)), with product MSVQSSAISNYDESSRLTEVNADEMRCTRKGTFEGKVGFASNGFVNTDDKHTVDGSTEIDTEPTTPVSNNGSTAPGPLSQEQWKFISLLNQHGNKEAIMQHLRHPVYAKISMRRRGFKRFRKFFLAQELKPPINDSVAQDLPNPAIDTAMRVSPTRNGATERKRPIWVMKFSKDGKYMATAGKDHVLHIWKVLSTPMERWGLDESQIMDRGRAKTINLLNNHLSKYNRSDYTSPERRDRKHVGMDLYAPVFHPSPYRTLYEHTEDILDCDWSKNSFLLTASMDKSVKLWHCDRKSSLKTFEHPDFVTCVKFHPSDDRFFLSGCLDTVLRVWSILDAEVTFSFNCGDLITAMSISPDGRYVLVGTFNGYIYVLYVNGLEEYHRFHLLDKAHKQNKKNRRGPKITGIQFIEGKSNSGMKIMITSNDSRIRIFDMDTFMLQELLQGFTNETSQISADYAVMGNATSIVISASESHSIHAWILHGDDEYTTSPDTSSMTTKSSDVSMVRLPNSHQRKNSMKLIGSIKNILKKALKKPKQNDSQSIARHTPIHHVHHNEEYYKNTDCITLHASNHNISAAIFAPSSSLQVLSLSNDLISEMTVAFADSKADYQLAARKALFGHKTSSFEGDYEKAKNPGNKTTPLKQSIGLILVFADTSGIIRVYRHDISNNIRTKVLKMLQGDQAAGIFTEQNTSNSIAPSRTSMTMNTMKAKFSKPLSNTLGKSKLCPHESRSTTSLSSIPKLQPPLAENHSEQTSKTVAGSLFSTKGVCNICGGDRIAFTSTAANEPINRHCLDCGNQINRFR from the coding sequence ATGTCTGTACAGAGCAGTGCAATTAGTAATTACGACGAGAGCTCAAGGTTAACTGAAGTAAATGCTGATGAAATGCGCTGTACAAGAAAAGGAACTTTTGAAGGCAAAGTAGGTTTTGCTTCCAATGGATTTGTGAACACAGATGATAAGCATACAGTCGATGGCAGTACTGAGATCGATACAGAGCCGACAACGCCAGTCTCAAACAACGGAAGTACGGCTCCAGGGCCACTAAGCCAAGAGCAATGGAAATTCATAAGTCTTTTAAATCAGCATGGTAATAAGGAAGCTATTATGCAGCATTTACGCCATCCTGTCTACGCAAAGATCTCTAtgagaagaagaggatTTAAGCGTTTCCgtaaattttttttagcTCAGGAACTTAAACCCCCTATCAATGACTCTGTGGCTCAGGATCTTCCGAACCCTGCAATTGACACTGCAATGCGCGTTTCACCTACACGTAATGGTGCTACCGAACGCAAGAGACCGATATGGGTTATGAAGTTTAGTAAGGATGGAAAGTACATGGCAACTGCAGGGAAAGATCATGTCTTGCACATTTGGAAGGTGCTTTCTACTCCTATGGAAAGATGGGGCCTTGATGAATCCCAAATTATGGACCGCGGACGTGCGAAAACTATAAATTTACTTAACAACCACCTTTCGAAATATAATCGGTCCGATTATACAAGTCCAGAACGACGAGATAGAAAACATGTGGGAATGGACCTATATGCACCAGTTTTTCATCCCAGCCCGTATAGAACCTTGTATGAGCATACCGAAGACATTTTGGATTGTGATTGGTCAAAAAACTCTTTCTTACTTACAGCTTCTATGGATAAGTCTGTAAAACTATGGCATTGTGACAGAAAATCATCATTAAAGACATTTGAACACCCGGATTTTGTAACATGCGTAAAATTCCATCCTTCTGACGATCGTTTTTTTTTGAGTGGTTGCTTAGATACCGTATTGCGAGTTTGGTCTATATTAGACGCGGAGGTTACTTTCTCATTTAATTGTGGGGATTTAATTACCGCCATGAGTATTTCACCTGACGGTAGATATGTTCTAGTTGGAACATTCAACGGTTATATTTATGTTTTATATGTGAACGGCCTGGAGGAGTACCATCGCTTTCACTTATTGGATAAAGCTCACAAACAGAATAAAAAGAATAGACGTGGGCCTAAAATCACCGGAATTCAATTCATTGAAGGCAAATCCAACTCTGGGATGAAGATCATGATAACTTCTAATGATTCTAGGATAAGAATTTTTGACATGGATACCTTCATGCTCCAAGAATTACTACAGGGATTTACAAATGAAACATCACAAATATCCGCTGACTATGCTGTTATGGGAAATGCAACTTCGATTGTAATTAGTGCAAGCGAGAGCCACTCTATACACGCGTGGATTTTACATGGTGACGATGAATATACTACGAGCCCCGATACGAGTTCTATGACTACAAAGTCTTCTGATGTTTCAATGGTTAGACTGCCTAATTCACATCAAAGAAAAAACTCAATGAAGTTAATTGGCTCGATAAAGAACATCCTGAAAAAAGCTCTCAAGAAGCCAAAACAGAATGATTCACAATCCATCGCTCGTCATACACCGATACATCACGTCCACCATAACGAAGAATACTATAAAAACACGGATTGTATCACACTACATGCCAGTAATCATAATATTAGCGCTGCAATATTCGCACCATCTTCATCTTTACAAGTTCTATCACTTTCAAACGATTTGATTAGTGAAATGACAGTCGCATTTGCTGACAGTAAAGCTGACTACCAATTAGCTGCACGCAAAGCCTTGTTTGGACATAAAACTTCCTCTTTTGAAGGTGATTATGAGAAAGCTAAAAATCCAGGTAATAAAACTACGCCATTGAAGCAATCAATTGGTTTGATTCTTGTATTTGCAGATACCTCTGGTATCATCAGGGTTTACCGCCATGATATATCAAATAATATTAGAACAAAAGTATTGAAGATGCTGCAAGGCGATCAGGCGGCAGGCATCTTCACCGAGCAGAATACGTCCAATTCAATTGCACCATCACGCACGTCCATGACGATGAATACTATGAAAGCAAAATTTTCTAAACCATTATCAAATACCTTAGGAAAGTCTAAGTTGTGCCCTCATGAAAGTAGGTCCACAACCAGTTTAAGTAGTATTCCTAAGCTACAGCCACCACTGGCAGAAAATCACAGCGAGCAAACTTCTAAAACTGTCGCTGGTTCCTTATTCAGTACGAAAGGTGTTTGTAATATTTGTGGAGGCGATAGAATCGCCTTCACATCCACTGCGGCTAACGAGCCTATAAATCGCCACTGTCTAGATTGTGGCAACCAAATAAATAGATTTAGGTAA
- the OAC1 gene encoding Oac1p (Syntenic homolog of Ashbya gossypii ABL023W; Syntenic homolog of Saccharomyces cerevisiae YKL120W (OAC1)) gives MPMEDKGKGYKHEHSAAQKISKIGSFVAGSLAACLAVIFTNPIETVKTRMQLQGEMSGVNERAYRNVPHALGVIYKNEGIHGLQKGLNCAYFYQIALNGSRLGFYEPIRSMLNGQFFPGKDPRELQNMYVNIAAGATSGIIGAVTGSPLYLVKTRMQSYSPVIRIGQQTQYSSPFTALRTIAKKEGIRGLYRGVDAAIIRTGIGSSVQLPVYNLAKRFLIEHDFLKEGTTLHLTASVFSGIGCAVVMNPWDVILTRVSNQRGNLYKGPIDCFYKTLRIEGVTALYKGFSAQLFRICPHTILCLTFMEQTMKLIYSVETRLL, from the coding sequence ATGCCTATGGAAGATAAAGGAAAGGGCTACAAACATGAACATAGTGCAGCACAAAAGATATCAAAGATTGGTTCCTTTGTCGCCGGGAGCCTTGCAGCTTGCTTAGCTGTCATATTCACAAATCCCATAGAAACGGTGAAGACTCGGATGCAATTACAAGGTGAAATGTCTGGGGTAAATGAGCGCGCATATAGAAACGTACCCCATGCCTTAGGTGTGATATACAAGAATGAAGGCATACATGGGCTTCAGAAAGGATTGAATTGTGCCTATTTCTACCAAATTGCACTAAATGGATCGAGATTGGGATTTTATGAGCCAATTCGTAGTATGTTAAATGGACAATTCTTCCCAGGCAAGGACCCTCGCgaacttcaaaatatgTATGTTAATATCGCCGCGGGAGCGACGTCAGGTATTATCGGCGCAGTAACAGGATCCCCTCTTTACCTAGTAAAAACTCGGATGCAATCTTATTCGCCGGTAATCCGTATAGGGCAACAAACACAGTACTCTTCTCCATTCACTGCTTTGCGAACGATTGCAAAAAAGGAAGGGATTCGCGGTCTCTACCGTGGAGTTGATGCTGCGATCATTAGAACCGGTATAGGATCATCTGTTCAACTACCGGTATACAATTTAGCCAAACGCTTCTTGATAGAACATGATTTCTTAAAGGAGGGAACTACTCTACATCTGACGGCCTCAGTTTTCTCTGGTATAGGTTGTGCAGTCGTCATGAATCCATGGGACGTCATATTGACGAGAGTATCTAACCAGAGAGGTAACCTTTACAAGGGTCCAATAGACTGCTTTTACAAAACATTACGCATAGAAGGTGTAACCGCGCTTTATAAGGGATTCAGTGCCCAGTTGTTCAGAATTTGCCCTCATACAATACTGTGCCTGACTTTCATGGAGCAAACAATGAAGCTAATCTACAGCGTTGAAACCAGACTTTTATAA